One Microcebus murinus isolate Inina chromosome 7, M.murinus_Inina_mat1.0, whole genome shotgun sequence genomic region harbors:
- the NIPA1 gene encoding magnesium transporter NIPA1 — MGTAAAAAATAAAGEGARSPSPAAVSLGLGVAVVSSLVNGSTFVLQKKGIVRAKRRGTSYLTDIVWWAGTIAMAVGQIGNFLAYTAVPTVLVTPLGALGVPFGSILASYLLKEKLNILGKLGCLLSCAGSVVLIIHSPKSESVTTQAELEEKLTNPVFVGYLCIVLLMLLLLIFWIAPAHGPTNIMVYISICSLLGSFTVPSTKGIGLAAQDILHNNPSSQRALCLCLVLLAVLGCSIIVQFRYINKALECFDSSVFGAIYYVVFTTLVLLASAILFREWSNVGLVDFLGMACGFTTVSVGIVLIQVFKEFNFNLGEMNKSNMKTD, encoded by the exons ATGGGGACTGCAGCTGCGGCAGCGGCGACGGCGGCGGCCGGGGAGGGGGCGCGCAGCCCGAGCCCCGCCGCCGTGTCGCTCGGCCTGGGCGTGGCCGTCGTCTCAAGCCTGGTGAATGGGTCCACGTTCGTGTTGCAGAAGAAGGGCATCGTGCGCGCCAAGCGGCGAG gTACCTCCTATCTAACAGACATTGTGTGGTGGGCCGGCACCATTGCAA TGGCTGTTGGCCAGATTGGAAACTTCCTAGCTTACACGGCAGTCCCCACGGTCCTGGTGACTCCCCTGGGTGCCCTTGGAGTGCCATTCGG GTCCATTTTAGCTTCTTACCTTCTGAAGGAAAAGCTCAACATCTTGGGCAAGCTGGGGTGTCTGCTAAGCTGCGCAGGTTCCGTCGTGCTGATTATCCACTCCCCGAAGTCTGAGAGCGTGACGACCCAGGCGGAGCTAGAGGAGAAACTGACCAATCCAG TGTTCGTGGGCTACCTGTGCATTGTGCTGCTCATGTTGCTGCTGCTCATCTTCTGGATTGCGCCGGCCCATGGGCCCACCAACATCATGGTCTACATCAGCATCTGCTCCTTGCTGGGCAGTTTTACCGTGCCTTCCACCAAGGGCATCGGGCTGGCGGCCCAAGACATCTTGCACAACAACCCGTCCAGTCAGAGAGCCCTGTGCCTGTGCCTAGTGCTCCTGGCCGTGCTTGGCTGCAGCATCATCGTCCAGTTCAGGTACATCAACAAGGCGCTGGAGTGCTTCGACTCCTCGGTGTTTGGGGCCATCTACTATGTCGTGTTCACCACGCTGGTCCTGCTGGCCTCGGCCATCCTCTTCCGGGAGTGGAGCAATGTGGGCCTGGTGGACTTCTTGGGGATGGCCTGTGGATTCACAACCGTCTCCGTGGGGATTGTCCTCATACAGGTGTTCAAAGAGTTCAATTTCAACCTTGGGGAGATGAACAAATCTAACATGAAAACAGACTAG